In Leucoraja erinacea ecotype New England chromosome 12, Leri_hhj_1, whole genome shotgun sequence, one DNA window encodes the following:
- the pla2g12a gene encoding group XIIA secretory phospholipase A2 codes for MHLLISVFVGITLWSCGCHSEDADFKDWRGKLKTIRNGIHKIDTYLNAALDLLGGEDGLCKYKCSDGSKPVPRYAFKPPPPNGCGSPVFGVHLDVGIPSMTKCCNQHDRCYDTCGNTKQECDEMFQYCLSVICRNVQKTLGMDATVQACENAVELLFNAIMHLGCKPYLDSQRASCMCAYEEKFDL; via the exons ATGCATTTGCTGATCAGTGTGTTTGTGGGAATTACTTTGTGGAGTTGTGGGTGCCATTCAGAAGATGCAGACTTCAAAGATTGGCGGGGAAAACTGAAAACAATTCGGAATGGAATTCATAAGATCGATACGTATCTAAATGCAGCACTGGATTTACTTGGTGGAGAGGATGGGCTCTGCAAGTACAAATGTAGTGATG GATCCAAGCCAGTTCCTCGTTATGCTTTTAAGCCTCCACCGCCCAATGGATGTGGCTCTCCTGTGTTTGGAGTTCAT TTAGACGTAGGAATTCCTTCCATGACAAAGTGCTGCAATCAACATGATCGTTGTTATGATACTTGTGGTAATACTAAACAGGAGTGTGATGAAATGTTTCAGTACTGCCTTTCCGTAATTTGCAGAAATGTACAAAAAACATTAGGAATGGATGCAACTGTACAGG CTTGTGAGAACGCTGTAGAACTGCTTTTCAATGCAATCATGCATTTGGGATGCAAACCCTACCTAGACAGTCAGAGGGCCTCGTGCATGTGTGCTTATGAAGAAAAATTTGATCTTTGA
- the LOC129702207 gene encoding uncharacterized protein LOC129702207 isoform X1: MKSYRMDLRKHRTVNTKPPDVPAVPGLSEQNKKKNQKMAAAERQRAYRQRVKENPEKYKQQKEGDRLRCKLWRMNRSEEQEQRDRDLCKQRSVVFRARQKASGTKPASKRTRKQTLAQAEKWREYKRKERTAMPAQKRRRVNERRRALYAQKKEAEKKADEVKASRNLEKTPSLFTSENARWKAISRSLHILPRSPDKFALVLSSVVGKSTPRRKSALKKKCILSPGSKKKLAFNRKHSVKNYTLDSRKQR; the protein is encoded by the exons ATGAAAAGCTACAG AATGGATCTTCGTAAGCATAGAACGGTGAACACCAAACCCCCAGATGTGCCAGCTGTTCCGGGACTTTCTgaacagaacaaaaaaaaaaaccagaagATGGCAGCAGCTGAAAGGCAGAGAGCATATAGACAAAGAGTGAAAGAAAATCCAGAAAAATACAAGCAGCAGAAAGAAGGAGACCGGTTGCGTTGTAAGCTATGGAGAATGAACAGAAGTGAAGAACAagaacagagagacagagacttaTGTAAGCAAAGATCAGTTGTGTTCAGAGCAAGACAGAAGGCCTCTGGTACCAAGCCTGCTTCAAAACGAACAAGGAAGCAAACACTGGCACAGGCTGAAAAGTGGAGAGAATACAAGAGGAAAGAAAGAACAGCAATGCCAGCACAAAAAAGACGACGAGTAAACGAAAGACGTAGAGCACTATATGCCCAGAAGAAGGAAGCGGAGAAGAAGGCGGACGAGGTGAAAGCGTCTCGAAACTTGGAAAAAACACCCTCGCTTTTCACAAGTGAAAATGCAAGATGGAAAGCTATCTCAAGGTCATTGCACATTCTACCACGATCACCTGATAAATTTGCTCTGGTACTGTCTTCTGTCGTTGGAAAGAGCACACCAAGGAGAAAGTCAGCACTGAAAAAGAAATGCATCCTTAGCCCAGGCTCGAAGAAGAAACTTGCTTTCAACCGCAAACACTCAGTGAAAAACTACACACTGGATTCCCGGAAacaaagataa
- the LOC129702207 gene encoding uncharacterized protein LOC129702207 isoform X2: MDLRKHRTVNTKPPDVPAVPGLSEQNKKKNQKMAAAERQRAYRQRVKENPEKYKQQKEGDRLRCKLWRMNRSEEQEQRDRDLCKQRSVVFRARQKASGTKPASKRTRKQTLAQAEKWREYKRKERTAMPAQKRRRVNERRRALYAQKKEAEKKADEVKASRNLEKTPSLFTSENARWKAISRSLHILPRSPDKFALVLSSVVGKSTPRRKSALKKKCILSPGSKKKLAFNRKHSVKNYTLDSRKQR; the protein is encoded by the coding sequence ATGGATCTTCGTAAGCATAGAACGGTGAACACCAAACCCCCAGATGTGCCAGCTGTTCCGGGACTTTCTgaacagaacaaaaaaaaaaaccagaagATGGCAGCAGCTGAAAGGCAGAGAGCATATAGACAAAGAGTGAAAGAAAATCCAGAAAAATACAAGCAGCAGAAAGAAGGAGACCGGTTGCGTTGTAAGCTATGGAGAATGAACAGAAGTGAAGAACAagaacagagagacagagacttaTGTAAGCAAAGATCAGTTGTGTTCAGAGCAAGACAGAAGGCCTCTGGTACCAAGCCTGCTTCAAAACGAACAAGGAAGCAAACACTGGCACAGGCTGAAAAGTGGAGAGAATACAAGAGGAAAGAAAGAACAGCAATGCCAGCACAAAAAAGACGACGAGTAAACGAAAGACGTAGAGCACTATATGCCCAGAAGAAGGAAGCGGAGAAGAAGGCGGACGAGGTGAAAGCGTCTCGAAACTTGGAAAAAACACCCTCGCTTTTCACAAGTGAAAATGCAAGATGGAAAGCTATCTCAAGGTCATTGCACATTCTACCACGATCACCTGATAAATTTGCTCTGGTACTGTCTTCTGTCGTTGGAAAGAGCACACCAAGGAGAAAGTCAGCACTGAAAAAGAAATGCATCCTTAGCCCAGGCTCGAAGAAGAAACTTGCTTTCAACCGCAAACACTCAGTGAAAAACTACACACTGGATTCCCGGAAacaaagataa